The Halobaculum magnesiiphilum genome contains the following window.
TCAGGGGCCGATGGCGGGCATCCGGACGGCCCTCCGCGGCGTCGAGGGGTGGGGCGACGCCGGGGAGGCGGCGTTCGTCGTCGCCTGCGACATGCCGTTCGTCGACCCGCGGTTCGTGGCGGCGCTGTTCGACCGGCTCGACGGCCACGACGCGGTCGTCCCGCGAGTGGACGACGAGTGGTTCCAGACCACCCACGCGGTGTACCGCGCCGGCCCGATGTCGGAGGCCTGCGAGGCCGCCCTGGAGCGTGGCGACCGCAAGATCGTCGCGCCCCTGCTCGATCTGGACCACGTGGTCGTCGGCGCCGACGAACTGACCGCCCTCGGCGTCGACGACCGGACCTTCGAGAACCTCAACACGCGCGAGGAGTTCGAGGCGGCCGCGGAGGCGTTCGAGTAGCGCGACCGGTCAGGGGTCGATCACGTCCACGATCCGCCCCTCTCCGAGCGCCGCCAGAACCACCCGGTCGAGTCGTCCCGGCCCGTCGGCGTCGAACGCCGCACGAGCGATCTCGCGGCCGACGGCCTCGTCGTCGGCGTCGTCGACCTTGTTCACGAGCGCGACCGCCTCGGCGTCGGCGGACACGTCCTTCAGTCCGCCCTCGGGCGACGCGAGCACCCGACCGACCGCATCGGCGGTCACCTCGTCGCCCTCGTCGATGCCCGCGATCGCGGCGACGCGCTCGGGGCGGTGGACACGCGTGTCCGTCAGGGGTTCGCCGACGACGTGCGCGGAGGCGATGGGCACGACCGCGTCGGCGCCGTCGGGGATCTGCGGCTCGCGGTCGTCGGGCGCCTTGAACTCGCGCATCCGCGCGCCGTCGGCCTTCACGAGCACCGGACCGTCGTGGGCGCCCGCGAGGTCGTCGACGACCGACGGGTCGTAGCCGAGGTAGCGGTCATCCCGTTCTTGTTCCGGGACGAGCCCGAGCGGCCAGTCGACGCCGATGTCGGCGTCCGCGGCGTGGCGCTCCAGCGCGGCGACCGCGTCGCCGTCGACGACGACGCGCGCGACGTGGTCGTCGAAGATGGGGATCCGGACGGTTGCAGTGACGACCGCGCGGTCGAGGCGGTTCGCGAGCGTGTAGAGGGTCGTCTTCTTGCCGCCGGCGCCGACGACGCAGACGAGCCCCTCCGTGGGGAGGGCCTCCTCGGGCGCGTTGGTCATACCTCGCTGTTCGCGCGCGCCGCCGAGTAGCTTGCGTCGCGGGACCCGTCGGTCGCGTTCCGGGCACGCGAGAGCGCCGCCCCGGCGACGCCGCCGGCGACGAACGGGACGGTCCGCCCGGCGACGCCCGCGGCCGCAGCCAGAGGCGGGCTCACGCCCCCGTTCGGCGTGAGCAGCCCGAACACGACCGCCGCCGCCGCGTACGCGAGGACCGCGGCGCCCGCGAACACGATCACGGTCCGGAGGACGGTCCCCGCCTGGGCATCACCCAGTCCGGCGGCGTAGCCGGCCGCGCCCGCGACCAGCGCGGCGACGAGCGACGACAGCGCGCCGGCGGCGGAGATCAGCCAGACGGTCTCGGTCGAGAGGTCGATCAGCGTCGGGACGAGTCCCTGTGCGGTACCGGCGACCGCGGCGACGATCGCGGCAGCCAACGCGAACGCGATCTGTCGGCCGAGGCTCCCGGCGTCGTGCGTGGCGGAGGGCATCGTCCGGGGCTCTCGGCCGCGGGTGACAAAGCTTCCGCCGGCGCGACATCGACAGACCGGCGCCGGGGGGTGCCGGGGCGTCGCTTGGGCGTCGCCGCCGCCGCTACCGTGTCGCCGCCGCCGCTACCGTGTCGCCGCCGCCGCTACCGTGTCGCCGCCGCCGCTACCGTGTCGCAGCCGACGCTACCGTGTCGCCTCGGCGACCGCCGCCTCCACCTCGTCTGTGTCGGGGAACGTCAGCGGCTCGGTCGCCAGCCAGGTGTAGGAGACGGTGCCGTCAGGGGCGACCACGAACACCGCGCGGTTCGCGATGCCCGCCACGATCGACTCCTCCCGGCGAACCCCGAAGTCCGCGATGATCGAGTTATTGAATCCAGACACGAGCGGGTACTGGAGGTCGTACTCGTCGATGAACGCCAGCAGCGACCACGGGGTGTCGGCGCTGACGCCGTACAGCGGCGCGTCCGCCTCCGCGAGGTCGGCCTTCCAGTCGCGAAGCTCACACAGCTCCTGCGTGCAGGTTCGGGAGTAGATTCCGGGGTAAAAGGCGAGGACCACAGGACCGTCGTCGAGCGCGTCCGCCAGGGAGAACTCGCTCACGTCGCCGCTCGTGTAGCTTCCGCGTTCGGTGTTCGCGGCGGCCTCGGGAGTCGCCATCGGCGCGGTTACCTCGGGGGCGTCGTCGCCTACGTCGAGCATTATCGGCGTGGTGTGGCGGCGGCGGCTAAACCCTTCGTGCCGCGGTAGTTCGATCTGTCGTGAGCGTCGAGCGTGATTCGCTGGTCGTCGCTTCCGGGGGGACCCTGCGAGTGACGACCGCGGAAGCCCCCGCGGTTCTCGACTCGCGCGCCCCCCGCTGCGCCCCTCGGATCGCTCCGCTCACGGGTCACTTCGTTCCCCCGTTCGCATCGAGGCCTCACTCCGTTCGGCCTCGGTCCGCTCGCCTGCGGTGCTTGCGGGGTCGTGCTTCGCTGAGAACCGCGGCCCCTTCCATTCCCACCCTGCAGTCGGACGGGAGTCGTCGCGGCCGGACCCGCCCGAACACGACCCGCGGCGGCGGGTCAGTCGTCGCCGTCGTTCCCGTCGCCAGCGTCGCCTTCGTCGTCGGCCTCGTACCCGTACGCCTCGCGCGCAGCCTCGGGGGTCAGCTTGCCGAGTCGCAGGTCGCGCTCGATGGCGTGGGGGTCGCGCTCGGCGGGGTCGCCGTAGCCGCCGCCGCCCGGCGTGCGGACGCTGACGACGGAGCCGGCCGGGAGGTCGCGGGTGTGTTTCGCGGGCAGTTTCTCCAGTTCGTCGCCGTCGTCGTCGACCAGATAGGCGGCGCCGTTGGCCCCCTCGCCGCCACCGGCGAGGCCGTACGGGTGCGACTCGTGGCGCTCGGCGAGCAGGCTGAATCGCGCGGTGTGGTCGCGGACGCGGATGTCGCGCCGGAGCCCGAGTCCCCCGCGGTGTTCGCCCGCGCCGCCGGAGTCGGGGCGGAGTTCGTACCGCTCGATCCGGAGCGGGTAGGCGGTCTCCAGCACCTCCGCGGGCGTGTTCAGCGTGTTGCTCATGTGGACGTGGACGCCGTCCATGCCGTCGCCGCTCGCGCGACCGCCGAAGCCGCCGCCCTGCGTCTCGTAGAAGGCGTACGGCGTCGGGTCGTCGCCCCGCGGGTCCGTGCCCCCGAGCGTGACGTTGTTCATCGTCCCCTGGCCCGCGGCGGCGACGGCCTCGGGCGCCGCCTCCGCGAGCGCGCCCAGCACCGCGTCGGTGACGCGCTGGCTCGTCTCCAGGTTGCCGCCGACCACGGCGGCCGGCGGCCTCGGGTTCACGATGGTCCCCTCCGGCGCGACGACCTCGATCGGGCGGTAACAGCCGTGGTTCGGCGGGATATCCGGGTTCGTCACACAGCGGACGGCGTAGTACGTCGCCGAGGCGGTCACCGCGAGCACGGCGTTGATCGGGCCGTCGGTCTGGTCGGCCGTGCCGGTGAAGTCGACGGTCACCCCGTCGCCGTCGACGGTGAGCGCCACCTCGATCGCGAGGTCCTCGTTGCCCCGGCCGTCGTCGTCGAGCGCGTCCGCGAACTCGTAGGTACCGTCCGGCAGCGCCGCGAGTTCGGCGCGCATCCGGCGCTCGGAGTAGTCCTTGATCTCCTCCAGCGCGGGGGCGAGATCCGGGCCATGCTCGGCGGCGAGGTCCCGGAATCGACGCCGCCCGGTCGCGTTCGCCGCCACCTGTGCGCGGAGGTCGCCGCGGCGCTCCTCCGGGGTTCGCACGTTCGCGAGGATCATCGAGAGCACGTCCTCGCGGACCTCGCTCTCGGGTGTCCCGTCCCCGGCGACCTCCCCGGTCCCTTCCTCGAACTTCACCGGCGGGATCCGGAGGCCCTCCTGGTAGATCTCGGTGGAGTCGGCCGCCACGGAGCCCGCCGTCGATCCGCCGATGTCGGCGTGGTGCGCTCGGTTCGCGGCGAAGGCGATCACCTCGTCGCCGGCGTCATCGTGGATCGGCGTCACGAGCGTGAGGTCCGGGAGGTGTGCGCCGCCGCGGAACGGGTCGTTCAGCAGCACCGAGTCGCCCGGCGAGAGCGACTCCGGCGGGAACGCCTCGACCGCCGCGGCGACGGAGTAGGGCATCGCGCCGAGGTGGACCGGCATCGTCTCCGCCTGCGCGATCATCTCGCCGGCGGCGTCGAACAGCGCCGTCGAGCAGTCCCGCCGCTCCTTGATGTTCGGCGAGTAGCCCGTGCGCACGAGCGTCGCGTTCATCTCCTCTGCGACCGCCTCGCAGCCGTTGCGGATCACCTCCAGGGTGACCGAGTCGACGCCGGCGTCGACGGTGTCGTCGCCGCGGGCGTCCCCGCCATCGGCGTCGCCACCGACGGCCCCGTCGTCGCTCATTCGCCGTCACCCCCGGTCTCGACGACCAGGTTCGCGTCGCCGTCGACGCGCGCCCGCTGGCCGGGGTGGACGACGACGGTGCTCTCGCTACCCTCCACGACGGCGGGTCCGTCGAACGCCGCATCCGTCGGCAGGCGCTCGCGGTCGTACACGGGCGTGTCGCGGCCGTCCGTCGGGGCGTCGCCGTCGCCGAAGCCGACCTGACGGGTCTCCGCGATCGCGTCGTCGGGATCGCCGGCGCGCTCCTCGACCGCGAGTTCGGGCGGCTCGACGAGCCCGCGGGTGCGCAGGCGAACGGTCACGAGTTCCACCGGCTCCTCGGGGGAGGCGTGGCCGTACCGGCGCTCGTGGGCCGCGTGGAAGCGCTCCTCGACGAGGTCGAGTTCGTCGCCGTCGAGGTCGCCCTCGACGGGCACCGAGAGGTCGAACGACTGGCCGGCGTACCGGAGATCGAGCGTGCGCTCGAACGCCATCGCGTCGTCCGCGCGGCCGGCGTCGCGCAGTTCCGCCCGCCCTTCCGCCTCGAAGTCGGCGAACGCGTCGCGGACGGCGGCCGGGTCCACGTCGTCCAGGCGGCGCACCATCGACGTGGAGTAGTCGTACACCACGTCGCTGATGAGCAGCCCGAGCGCGGAGAGGACGCCGGCAGCCCGCGGGACGATCACCTCTGGAACGTCCAGCGCGTCCGCGAGCGCGGTCGCGTGGAGGGGCCCGGCGCCGCCGAAGGCGACGAGCGCGAACTCGCGGGGGTCGTAGCCCCGCTCGACGCTGACGACCCGGAGCGCCCGGCGCATGTTCGCGTTCGCCACGTCGAGCAGCCCGCGGGCGGCGGCCTCGGTCGCCTCGGGGTCGCCGACGACGGTCTCGGCGAGGGGCGCGAACGCCTCCCGCACCGCCGCGGCGTCGCGGCCGAGCGCGTCCGGAAGGAATCCGGAGGGGTCTATGCGGCCGAGCACGAGATGGGCGTCGGTGACGGTCGGCTCCGTGCCGCCGCGGTTGTAGCAGACGGGGCCGGGTTGGGCGCCCGCCGAGCGCGGGCCGACGCGCAGGGCGCCGCCCGTGTCCACGTAGCCGACCGAGCCGCCGCCGGCGCCGACGGTGTGGATGTCGACCGTCGGCACCGAGACGGGGTACTCGCCGACCTCCGTGTCCGTGGTCACGAGCGGGTCGCCGTCGCGCACGAGGCTCACGTCGCAGGAGGTGCCGCCCATGTCCATCGTGATCAGGTCGTCGACGCCGCGACGGCCGGCGACGTGGGTGGCGCCGCGGACGCCCGCCGCGGGGCCCGAGAGGAGGGTGTTGACGGGGCGCTCGCGGGCGGCGTCGGCCGCCATCAGCCCGCCGTTCGACCCCATCACGCGAAGCGGGGCGTCGACGCCGAGGTCGCCGGCGGCGGCGGCCAGCGACCCGAGGTACGCGTCCATGACGGGCTTGAGCGCGGCGTTCATCGCGGTGGTGAGGGTGCGCTCGTACTCGCGGATCTCCGGGAGCACGTCCGCGGAGAGCGAGACGCTGGCGTCGACGCCCTCCTCGCGGAGGATCTCGCGGACGCGACGCTCGTGGGCCGGATGCTCGAAGGAGAACAGCAGCGAGACGGCGACGCTCTCGACCCCCGACTCCCGGAGGTCGCGGGCGCGGTCGCGGACGGCCGCCTCGTCGAGGTCGCGGAGGACGGCGCCGCGCTCGTCGACGCGCTCGGGCACCTCGAACCGGCGGTCGCGGGGGACCACCGGGTCGGGCTTGGTCGCGTCGAAGTCGTAGATGTCCGGGCGGGTCTGGCGGCCGATCTCGACGGCGTCGCGAAAGCCCGCGGTCGTCAGGAGGGCGGTGTCGGCCCACTCGCCCTCCAGCACGGCGTTGGTCGCGACGGTCGTCCCGTGGCCGAGAAAGTCCACCTCGGCGAGCGGCGCGTCCAGTTCCCGGAGGCCCGTCACGACGCCCTCGTCGGGCGCGTCCGGGGTCGAGGGCGTCTTGTCGACGCGGATCCGGCCGTCCCGGACCGTCACGAGGTCCGTGAACGTGCCGCCCACGTCGACGCCGACGCGCGTTCCCGCCGGCGCGTGGTCGTCGGTCATACCCGAGGGTACGGGGGCTGGGTTGTAGGCGTTCGCTTCGCGGCGCAGGTCGCTGCCGAACGGCGGGACGCCGGCGGCGACGCGGGCATCAGCGTTCGCGCTCGCGCTCGACCTCGCGATCGGCGGTCGCGTCGCCGCCGCGGTTCCGGACGCGCTCGCGGGCCGTCTCGGCGTCGGCGTCCTCCGTCTCGAGCAGGAGGTCGAGGCGGCGCTCGAACTCGGCCTCGTCGATGTCGCCCTCGGCGTACCGTTCGCGGAGCCTGTCGACCGGGTTGCGCTCGTCGGTCGGGTCGCCGGTCGAACTGTCGGTCGGGCCGTCGGGTCGGCTCCCGGCGTCGTCGGCCCGCCACTCGCGCAACGCGTCGAGGGCGCGTTCGAGGTCCTCGTCGTCGCCGTCGTCGACCTCAAACACCTCATCGAGGAGGACCGCCGACAGCGGCGTGAGGAGGAACCACCCGAGGATCGCGACGACCGCGGCCGCCTGCCCGCCGACGAGGATCGCCGCGAGCGCGACCGCCGGGAGCGTCGTCACGGCGAACAGCGCCGGGGCCGCCCGGACGAGTCGGTGGCGAGGGCTGGTCACGGGTGGGGGATCCACGACGGAAGGCAAAACCGTTGCCCACGCGGCCGGCTACAGCTCCTCGGAGTGGCGCACGTCCACCGCGATCCCCCGGGTCGACGAGCGCATCTCCGCGCCGTGCATCTCCGCGCGACCGACCGCGAACGCCTTCGGTCCCTCGACGACGACCTCGTCGCCGACGCGGATGTCGTCGTCCGCGTCGACGACGCCGGGGGCGAGCACGCTCCCCTGCGGCACGAACGCGTCGATCTCGACGGTCTTCGTCGGCGCGTCGCTGTCGACCCACTGTCGGGCGCCCGCGAGCGTGAAGGCGAGGGCGCCGTAGGTCGGCACCATCGTCGCCAGCAACTCCTCGTCGTCGTCGCGGACCTGGAGCTTCGGGTACCGCGAGCGGGTGTTCAGCTCCTCGAACAGGTCGTCGCCGGCGCCGTCGCCGAGCATGTAGTCGGCGATGGCGCGGACGGTGTTGTGCTCGCGCTCCCGCTTCGTGTACTTCAGTTCGCCGTCGAGCGTGGACATGAGGTTCCCGATGGACTCGGTCGTCGTCGGGTGGTCCTCGACGGTGTACTCGAACGGCACGTCGACCTGCTCCGCGACGCGCTCGCAGATGTCGCGGTAGCCGTCCTCGGGGACGTGCGCGATGACGCGGGGGTACTCGTTGCGCTCCAGGTAGCGCCGGAGCACCTCGGCGACGAACTGCTTCTCGTCCTCGGACCACCGGCCCGTCACGACGGTGTCGTAGTGCTGTGCGGGGTAGGTGAGTTCGAGCTCCTGCGGGACGACGCCGATGGGCGAAGTCATCGACGCGAGGTGCCCGCGGAACTGGATCGCGTCGTGGAACTGCCCGTGGCTCTGGCTCTCGGAGTACGGCTTCTTCGCCGAGCAGGGCACCAGCACGAGGGGATTGCGGAAGCGGTTGACGTACCGCTCGGACACGCGCTGGGCGAACCGCTGGATCTCCGGGCGGCGGATGGTGTCGCTCGTCGCCGCCGCGAGCTCGTTGTTGCGGGCGACGGGGGCGCGCTCCTCGATGTAGCCGTACTGCTGGTCCAGTTCGCGGAACGCCGCGGTGAGCCACTGCTCGTGGCGGGCCTGCCCCTCGACGTAGTCGCGGAGGCGACCCTCGCGGATCCGCCGACGGACGCGGCGCAGTTCCGCTTCGAGGGCGTTGACGTTGTGCTCCTCGCAGACGGCTCGGTCGAACTCCTCCCGCGGCACCTGACACGCCGGGCACGAACACGGGAGTTCGTCCAGGTCCTCCAGGAAGCGCTCGCCCTCGTCGGTGAGGTACTTGCCCTGGCTTCCCTTCACCCGCGCGCGCTTCGCGTCGACGAGGTCGACGCCGGCGTACGCGAGCGTCGCGACGTTCAGCGGCGTGGCGACGCCCGAGAGATACAGCGCGGTGTCCGCGGGCACCGCCTCGCGCACGTCGATCACCGCCTCCGCGAACGCCGAGGCGTGGCCGACGACGCCCTGCGCGTTCGAGAGCACGTACGCGTCGACGGGCGGGTCGGCGGCCCCGCCGGAGTCGGGCGCGTCGCTCGTGATCACCGCGGCGGTCGGCCCGTCGACGGCGGCCGCCGAGTCGGGGTAGTCGGGGGCGAACGCGTCGACGACCTCCTCGCGCGTTCCCGCGGGATACGCGCGATGCGGGAGGATCGTGAGCGCGGACTCGTCGCCCTCGGGCACGTCGCGCTCGGCGTTCCACAGCGACCCCGCGTCACGGACAACGTCGTCCGCGAGCGCCGGGGTCGCGAGGGGTGAATCGAGGCGAAGCTCCCCGAGGCGGGCGGCCCCGTCCCGCTCGTGGACCTCGAAGTAGTCGGTCATGCCCCGAGGTGTGCGGCCCGGGCGTTATTCGCTTTCGCTTCGAGATTCGGCGGATCCGTCCGCGTCGTCGACCGCGTCGGCGTGTTGGTCGGCGTGGAGGTTTTCCAGTGTCACCGACTCGGGGACGACCCCGAGCGCGTCCGCGCTCCAGCCCTCGTGTGCGAGTGTCACGTCCGTGTCGGGGTTCGCCTCGACGAGCGCTCGGATCCCCTCGGCGGCGGCGCGCTCGGCCGCGGCGTCGGTGCGGTCGGGCACTTCCGCGGTGAGCGGGTACGTCTCCGAGAGCGCGCGGGGGAACGGGCCGAACGGCGGCACGACCCGCCACACCTCGTCGTAGTCGTGATCCGAGGGCTCGCCGTACTCCGAACACAGCAGGGAGTCGGGAACGGACAAGCGCGCGAGGCGGTCGTGGTGGCGCCGAACCTCGGGGCGGTCTGCCGACTCGTGGGAGAGCCCGAAGAACGTGCCCTTGGATGCGCTGTCGATGCGCTCCAGTTGGTCGGCGTGATCGAGGAGGGCGCGGTAGCCGTCGGCCATCGCGGGGTGGCCGCGGGCGCGCTTCTCGACGAGTTCGAGCAGGTCGCCGTCGCGGATGGCCTGCTTCACGCGACGCAGCTCCTCGAAGGTGACGTGGAGGTTGTGCTCCGCGAGGAGTGCCTCGCGCTCGTCGCCCTGTGCGGCCCGAAGCTCCTCGGGCGTGTGTTCGTGGCAGATGGGGCACGAGCAGGGAAGGTAGTCGAGATCGTCCAGCTGTTCGGTGCCGGAGACGGTGAGATAGCGGCCGTCGCGCGCCATCAGCGCGTAGGCGGCCGAGTCGAACAGGTCGCAGCCGAGCGCGACCGCCAGCGCGAACATCATGGGGTGGCCCGCGCCGAACAGGTGGACCGGGCAGCCCTCGCTCAGTCCGCGTTTCGCGGCGGCGACGGCGTCGACCATGTCGTCGTAGCGGTAGCTGTTCATCATCGGGACGACCGCGCCGACCGGGAACACGTCGAGGTCCGTCGCGGCGGCCTCGCGGCCGGCCTGCTCGCGCAGATCCGGGTAGGTGCTCCCCTGCACGGGGGCGTTCACCAGCATGTCGCCGACGTCGACCGCCTCGGCGTCGGCGAGCGCCTTGCGGGTGACCTCCAGGTCCGATTCGGCCCGCTCGCGGCTCGCGTCCGGCGGGGTGGGAATGTCGACCGGGGTTCCGATGTCGCTGCCGATGTCGCGCTGGAACTCCAGGATCTCCGTCGTCGTGGTGTCGATCTCGCCGTACTCGGCGAGCTGGAAGCTCCCCGAGTCGGTCATGATCGCGCCGTCGAAGCCGAGCATGTCGTGGAGGCCCTCCTCCAAGGCCCGCTCACGCACGTCCTCGGTCGTGCGGATGATGTAGGAGTTGGTGATCAGCATGTCGGCGCCGAACTCCGAGCGGAGCCGGCCCGGATCGATCGTCTCGATGTTGGGGTTGATCACCGGGAGGAGCGCGGGCGTCTCGACGGTGACGCCGGCGCGGGGGACGGTCAACTCCCCGATGCGGCCGGCGGCGTCGTGGTCCCGGATCTCGAAGTGCTCGCGCATTGTGGCGAGGTTCCCGGGGACGCGAGTAAGGGTGTCGCTCCGGCGCCGTCGCTGTGGGTGGGGGCGAACGGACGACACGCGGGACGGCGTCGGTCGGGACCGTCGCCGACGGCGGGATGAGTCCGGTCGGGGGGCGGACGCGGTCACCGACCGGCTCGCGCGGGGCGGGCGTGTCGTCGCGGCGCGGCACGCCCCGCGGCGGGTCAGTGCACGGGCGCGACGAGGTGGTCCCGTCATCGGTGAAGAACGCTCGGACGGTCGAGTGGCGAGCCTCCGGCGACCGGATCGGCGGCTCAGACGAGCGGGACGGCCCAGAGCAGGTCGGCGAACGCCATGGTCGCGGCCTGCTCCGGCGACCCCGCCTCGGGGCCGTACACGACGACGACGTACAGCCCCGCGAACAACACGGCGTCGTAGGCGCCGTGGATGAACGAGGGGACGACGAGGTTGTCGGTGTACTCGTAGGTCGCGCCGAACACGAGCGTCAGCGTCGAGAGGATGCCGATCGTGACGATCCGGCCGGGGGCGGCGCCGGTGAGCGCGACGTAGTGGACCGCCCCGAAGATGACGCTCGCGAGGGGGATCGCGACCCACGGCGAGAACGCCTCGCGCAGCCGGTCCTGGACGACGCCGCGGAACAGGATCTCCTCGCCCGGGCCGATGAAGACGAACGCCGCGGGGATCAACAGGAGCAGCACCTCCGGGTTCTCCGCGCCGATCTGTGCGACCTCGTTCTCGGCGGTCGGCGCGCCGGCCTGCTGGACCGCCGCGCTCGCCGCGATCAGGATCGCCAGCGACCCGAAGAATCCGCCGACCGCGACGGCGACATCTCGAAGGGTAGGAACCCGGAACAGCGACAGCGGCGACCGCCCCGTCCGGATCAGGTAGATCGAGGCGACGCCGCCGAAGGAGATCCCCTGCACGAGCACGAGCGACAGGCCGATGAGCACCAGCGGTGACGGCTGATAGCCGACGAGGCTGAGGGCGATCAACACGACGAGGACGATGACCCCCGCCGCCAGGATGCCCGAGAAGCCGATCGCGGGCGCGACGACGAGAGCCTGTATCCGCGGGTCCAGCGACCGGAACCACGCGATCAGCGACCGAAGCGGGGCGAACGAGACCATACCCGACCTCCGGGTGCCTCCGTGAAAGACCTGGCCCAGCGGCGACGTCCAGTCGAGCGCCGGGAGCCCATCGGGCGCCGGGGCGCTTACTCCGCGTCGCTTCCGTCGTGGGGCCCTTCGTACAGCGAGACGCCGAGGACGGCGCGACCGTCGCGGACCTCGCCCGCGAACACTGCCTCGCGGAAGCGGTCGTAGTCGGCGGTCGCCGGACGGATGCTCTCGTTGAAATCGAGATCGAGGTCCGCCTCAGCGGCCTGGGTGCACCCGCGTGCGAGGAAGTAGTGATGCACGGAGTTGGCGAAGCCGTTCGCGGGTTCGACCGCCCGGAGCCGCTCGATCGACTCGGCCTCGTATCCCGTCTCCTCGCGGAGTTCCCGCCGCGCGGCGGCGACCAGATCCGTGTCGTCGTCCTCGACGCCGCCGGCGGGGAGCCCGCGGTTCACCCGCCCGACGGCCTGGCGCCACTCCTCGACG
Protein-coding sequences here:
- a CDS encoding CPBP family intramembrane glutamic endopeptidase, with protein sequence MVSFAPLRSLIAWFRSLDPRIQALVVAPAIGFSGILAAGVIVLVVLIALSLVGYQPSPLVLIGLSLVLVQGISFGGVASIYLIRTGRSPLSLFRVPTLRDVAVAVGGFFGSLAILIAASAAVQQAGAPTAENEVAQIGAENPEVLLLLIPAAFVFIGPGEEILFRGVVQDRLREAFSPWVAIPLASVIFGAVHYVALTGAAPGRIVTIGILSTLTLVFGATYEYTDNLVVPSFIHGAYDAVLFAGLYVVVVYGPEAGSPEQAATMAFADLLWAVPLV
- a CDS encoding NUDIX hydrolase, which codes for MSDDDIDDGGGDMGDGGDIDGNVAAADRGDSTDADDLAWETLDSDIDYSCPGFDVRRDDVRLPDGTETDFHYVDEPQTVVILPLTPDGDVVLVEEWRQAVGRVNRGLPAGGVEDDDTDLVAAARRELREETGYEAESIERLRAVEPANGFANSVHHYFLARGCTQAAEADLDLDFNESIRPATADYDRFREAVFAGEVRDGRAVLGVSLYEGPHDGSDAE